A stretch of the Campylobacter sp. 19-13652 genome encodes the following:
- a CDS encoding Cys/Met metabolism pyridoxal-phosphate-dependent enzyme, translating into MLKNLKQNQMPLVSTSRLPLDNFISGALLGGMSSVALGYARVQKGEANTKDVVKEAAKLAVGGGVVTAAAIGASNAIVRRDFASALLWAAGGAASLILIEKFINKEKQ; encoded by the coding sequence ATGCTAAAAAATTTAAAACAAAATCAAATGCCCTTAGTCTCGACTTCTCGCTTGCCGCTTGATAATTTTATAAGTGGGGCTTTGCTAGGCGGAATGAGTAGCGTAGCACTGGGATATGCCAGGGTGCAAAAAGGCGAGGCTAATACCAAAGACGTGGTAAAAGAGGCTGCAAAGCTAGCTGTGGGCGGTGGCGTGGTAACTGCTGCTGCCATTGGTGCATCAAATGCTATTGTAAGGAGAGATTTTGCAAGCGCTTTGCTTTGGGCAGCTGGTGGTGCTGCTAGCTTGATATTGATTGAAAAATTTATAAATAAGGAAAAACAGTGA
- a CDS encoding AAA family ATPase, with the protein MQIFKKSKIAIFALVLLIALLTVVATRNYTSARSISLPELQTLLAQPEGLSASLQDGVLLIKNGNETYSMPATQSVVDTVIAKLAINYESSSADNMAEDIAFYAIAVFFVIFIISLLRQQKRTQSLLISNQKESEGANFTEITHSKVRFSDVAGIDDVKSELEEIVEFLRHPNKFKRFGVSMPKGVLLIGPPGVGKTMVAKAVAGEANTPFFYQNGSSFVEMYVGVGAKRVRQLFAKARASAPSIVFIDEIDAIGRARGTSGANEEREATLNQLLTEMDGFEDSNGVIVIAATNRIEMIDGALLRSGRFDRRIYLSMPSLNERAEIIKSYLKDKPHNIQNINDIAKLTVGFSGAALATLVNEAGLCALRNGKALIELSDFNAVARKVLDGKKRVLSYTKAEQAVLAQYQGAKAYAAYWLGVEFERISLIEDRFSEVDAEIYSKSELLSRLKVLCAGNEWVQIALDESYSNARYDLRQASVLASKMVNEYAMASSEIELLNLAQKEIAELLKSGDDSVRKVAEHLSQNESITQGKIRELLQI; encoded by the coding sequence ATGCAAATCTTTAAAAAATCAAAAATAGCCATTTTTGCCCTTGTGCTTTTAATTGCGCTTTTAACCGTTGTCGCTACTAGAAACTACACCAGCGCGCGCTCAATCAGCCTACCAGAGCTACAAACCCTACTAGCTCAACCAGAAGGCTTAAGCGCAAGCTTGCAAGATGGAGTACTGCTCATAAAAAACGGCAACGAGACATACTCTATGCCAGCAACACAAAGCGTGGTTGATACAGTCATCGCAAAGCTTGCCATAAATTACGAAAGCAGTAGCGCTGATAATATGGCAGAGGATATTGCCTTTTATGCCATAGCTGTGTTTTTTGTGATTTTTATTATCTCGCTCTTACGCCAGCAAAAGCGCACTCAAAGCCTATTAATATCAAACCAAAAAGAGAGCGAAGGCGCAAATTTTACAGAAATAACACACTCAAAAGTACGCTTTAGCGATGTAGCAGGCATTGACGATGTTAAAAGCGAGCTTGAGGAGATAGTGGAGTTTTTACGACACCCTAATAAATTTAAACGTTTTGGCGTAAGCATGCCAAAGGGCGTACTTTTAATCGGGCCTCCTGGTGTGGGCAAAACCATGGTCGCAAAAGCGGTCGCTGGAGAGGCAAATACGCCATTTTTTTACCAAAATGGCAGTAGCTTTGTGGAGATGTATGTCGGCGTTGGAGCAAAACGCGTGAGGCAGCTTTTTGCCAAGGCTAGAGCAAGCGCACCGTCGATAGTATTTATAGATGAAATAGACGCTATAGGCAGAGCTAGAGGCACAAGCGGAGCAAACGAGGAGCGAGAGGCGACACTAAATCAGCTACTAACCGAGATGGACGGCTTTGAGGATAGCAACGGAGTAATCGTCATAGCCGCCACAAACCGCATAGAGATGATAGATGGAGCACTACTGCGCTCTGGACGCTTTGATAGGCGCATATACCTATCCATGCCTAGCCTAAACGAGCGAGCTGAAATCATTAAAAGCTACCTAAAAGACAAGCCTCACAACATACAAAATATAAACGACATAGCAAAGCTTACTGTGGGATTTAGTGGGGCTGCGCTGGCTACTTTGGTAAATGAGGCTGGACTTTGCGCACTAAGAAATGGCAAGGCTCTTATTGAGCTTAGCGACTTTAACGCAGTAGCTAGAAAGGTACTTGATGGCAAAAAACGCGTACTAAGTTACACAAAAGCAGAACAAGCCGTCCTCGCACAGTATCAAGGAGCAAAGGCATATGCGGCGTACTGGCTGGGTGTGGAGTTTGAGCGCATATCGCTTATAGAAGATAGATTTAGTGAAGTTGACGCTGAAATTTATTCAAAAAGCGAGCTTCTTTCAAGGCTAAAGGTGCTTTGCGCTGGTAATGAATGGGTGCAAATAGCGCTAGATGAGAGCTACTCAAACGCAAGATACGATCTACGTCAAGCCTCAGTACTGGCTAGTAAAATGGTAAATGAGTACGCCATGGCAAGCAGCGAAATAGAGCTTTTAAACCTAGCTCAAAAAGAGATAGCTGAGCTTCTTAAATCAGGAGATGACTCAGTGCGTAAAGTAGCAGAGCATCTAAGCCAAAATGAGAGTATAACACAAGGAAAAATAAGAGAATTATTACAAATTTAA
- a CDS encoding HMA2 domain-containing protein, producing the protein MQINSDILTSIAPFLSTISHTKGRLRVRVSPKIKQLELPVSGIEDRVKNIDGIKNVKFNKLIGSVTIEYDENLLPAKFWDSLIAGENSEYVAEIIARVGAL; encoded by the coding sequence ATGCAGATAAATAGTGACATTTTAACCAGCATTGCTCCATTTTTAAGTACTATTTCTCATACAAAAGGCAGGCTTAGAGTGCGTGTAAGCCCAAAAATCAAGCAGCTTGAGCTTCCAGTAAGCGGTATAGAGGATAGGGTGAAAAATATAGACGGCATAAAAAATGTTAAATTTAATAAGCTAATTGGTTCTGTTACTATAGAGTATGACGAAAATTTATTGCCTGCTAAGTTTTGGGATAGCCTTATAGCTGGAGAAAATAGTGAATATGTTGCAGAAATTATAGCTAGGGTGGGTGCTTTATGA
- a CDS encoding helicase, protein MANKMQKELNQSEKSVSHTSASTQKPRSKKSIINGDLLDIDAHRRFAKAGMSVSLGALVLTAFGMKNKTVKKIHIVAGVAMVGFSLYHAGLYDNGVIKKMINNAAKKRRIKIKAGKGYE, encoded by the coding sequence TTGGCAAATAAAATGCAAAAAGAGTTAAATCAAAGCGAAAAATCGGTATCGCATACCAGTGCTAGTACGCAAAAGCCTCGTTCTAAAAAAAGTATAATAAACGGCGATTTGCTCGATATTGATGCGCACAGGAGATTTGCTAAGGCTGGAATGAGCGTGTCCTTGGGTGCGCTTGTGCTTACTGCCTTTGGTATGAAAAATAAAACCGTAAAAAAAATCCACATCGTAGCTGGTGTGGCTATGGTTGGATTTAGCCTTTATCATGCTGGACTTTATGATAATGGCGTCATTAAGAAAATGATAAATAATGCCGCTAAAAAGCGTCGCATAAAGATAAAAGCTGGTAAGGGCTATGAGTGA
- a CDS encoding heavy metal translocating P-type ATPase, with protein sequence MPKQKSQPKRNSIRIVHSLPGRARLIVDGLCKYSDEARIETSVSECAGVKFARVNRYAKSIIVEYSGSLDDIISHVSSIALPTKQGSTPDKSGIYKAAVAMGISPLLSSDLAKTALGLYAASANLKEGFEELKSEGITSKVLESMAVGVSLARKDYLAANSTNLMLNLGEYMEESAVHKSDDLIKELAKPSIEDVWVEEIKDGKKTLSKIKTKDVKEGDIVVVGAGESIGVDGYIVEGSASVNQVSMTGEAEPVAKMRGDRVISGTVVEEGRIKIWAENVGSDTATARIKEYIQASLNEKSSVGLKASRLADKLVPVTLSLAGLSYLLKRDMQSVASVLQADYSCALKLATPVAFKSSISKAGRGGILVKGAKALEALAAVDTFVFDKTGTLTHGKLSVVKVHSFKEGLSENELLNLTASAEEHYFHPVAEAIVDAAHKIGFKHIHHDEVEFIVAHGVKTQMHGKEVIIGSRHFLEDDEGISFAGHEAIISSSLEAGYTLLYIGYGGDLAGMIAMRDTMRQNAKQTLERLRALGVKELVMLTGDIRQKAEQVAKELGIDKVYAECLPTDKAKVIDELRNSGRNVAFIGDGINDAPSLSKANVGISMHKGADIAKATADVSLLKDDIASVADIKELSIKTMALINANFKATVGINSAILGAATLGFLNPIATAVLHNGTTIWLLLNSIKGVKFGK encoded by the coding sequence ATGCCAAAGCAGAAATCGCAGCCGAAGAGGAATAGTATCCGCATAGTCCACAGCTTACCAGGGCGTGCGAGACTTATTGTAGATGGGCTTTGTAAATATAGTGATGAGGCACGCATAGAGACTAGTGTAAGTGAGTGCGCTGGGGTAAAATTTGCCAGAGTAAACCGCTATGCAAAAAGCATAATAGTAGAATATAGTGGGAGCCTTGATGATATAATCTCTCATGTAAGTAGCATAGCCCTGCCTACAAAACAAGGCTCCACGCCTGATAAAAGCGGTATCTACAAGGCTGCTGTAGCTATGGGCATATCGCCACTTTTAAGCTCTGATTTAGCTAAAACAGCTCTAGGGCTTTACGCAGCAAGCGCAAATTTAAAAGAGGGCTTTGAGGAGCTAAAAAGCGAGGGTATTACCTCAAAGGTACTTGAATCAATGGCTGTTGGCGTGAGCCTAGCCAGAAAGGACTATCTGGCTGCAAACTCGACAAATTTAATGCTAAATTTAGGCGAATATATGGAAGAATCTGCCGTACATAAAAGTGATGATCTTATAAAAGAACTAGCTAAGCCAAGTATTGAGGATGTCTGGGTCGAGGAGATAAAAGATGGTAAAAAAACCCTAAGTAAAATTAAGACTAAAGACGTAAAAGAGGGTGATATAGTCGTAGTTGGAGCTGGCGAGAGTATAGGAGTAGATGGCTACATAGTAGAAGGAAGTGCTAGCGTAAATCAAGTCTCTATGACTGGCGAAGCTGAGCCAGTGGCTAAAATGCGTGGAGATAGGGTTATAAGTGGCACGGTCGTAGAAGAGGGGCGTATAAAGATATGGGCTGAAAATGTCGGTTCTGACACCGCAACTGCTAGGATAAAAGAGTATATTCAAGCCTCCTTAAATGAAAAATCATCAGTAGGGCTAAAAGCAAGCAGGCTGGCTGATAAGCTAGTGCCTGTTACGCTTTCGTTAGCTGGGCTTTCATACTTGCTAAAGCGCGACATGCAAAGCGTGGCTAGCGTGCTTCAGGCTGATTATTCGTGCGCTTTAAAGCTTGCGACTCCAGTGGCTTTTAAATCAAGTATATCAAAAGCTGGTAGGGGTGGCATACTGGTAAAAGGCGCAAAGGCGCTAGAGGCGCTAGCTGCTGTGGACACCTTTGTCTTTGATAAAACCGGTACACTCACTCATGGTAAATTATCTGTGGTAAAAGTCCACTCTTTTAAGGAAGGACTAAGTGAAAACGAGCTTTTAAATTTAACCGCTTCGGCTGAGGAGCACTATTTTCACCCAGTGGCCGAGGCTATAGTAGACGCAGCGCACAAGATAGGCTTTAAGCACATACATCATGACGAGGTGGAATTTATCGTCGCGCACGGCGTAAAAACCCAAATGCACGGCAAAGAGGTAATCATTGGTAGTAGACACTTCTTAGAGGATGATGAGGGCATTAGCTTTGCTGGGCATGAGGCGATTATATCAAGCTCGCTTGAGGCTGGATATACCCTATTATACATAGGCTACGGCGGCGATCTAGCTGGCATGATAGCTATGAGAGACACTATGCGCCAAAATGCAAAGCAGACCCTAGAGCGTCTTAGAGCTTTAGGGGTAAAAGAGCTTGTAATGCTAACTGGCGATATACGCCAAAAAGCAGAGCAGGTCGCTAAGGAGTTAGGCATAGATAAGGTATATGCAGAGTGTTTGCCTACGGATAAGGCAAAGGTCATAGATGAGCTTAGAAATAGTGGACGCAATGTAGCCTTTATAGGCGACGGTATAAACGACGCGCCTTCGCTGAGTAAGGCAAATGTGGGTATTAGTATGCACAAGGGCGCAGATATAGCAAAGGCTACGGCTGATGTGAGCCTTTTAAAAGATGACATAGCAAGCGTGGCGGATATAAAGGAGCTATCCATTAAAACCATGGCGCTTATTAATGCAAATTTCAAAGCTACTGTGGGTATAAACTCTGCTATCTTAGGTGCCGCTACGCTCGGTTTTTTAAACCCTATAGCCACAGCTGTGCTTCATAATGGCACGACTATTTGGCTGCTTTTAAATTCAATAAAAGGTGTAAAATTTGGCAAATAA
- the mog gene encoding molybdopterin adenylyltransferase produces the protein MAKIAILTLSDRASAGVYEDASGLGVKECLNEWLLGEHEYVYEVIPDDYDLIHRTLIRLADDEKCDLILTTGGTGPAPRDVTPEATEAVCEKMLPGFGELMRSVSLKSVPTAILSRQSAGIRGKSLIINLPGSPKAIKECLEPVFPAVPYCIDLIGGAYIQTNESKMRAFRPKAKEKK, from the coding sequence GTGGCAAAAATCGCAATACTAACCCTAAGTGATAGAGCAAGTGCTGGGGTGTATGAGGATGCCTCAGGGCTTGGGGTAAAAGAGTGCTTAAACGAGTGGCTTTTAGGCGAGCATGAGTACGTTTATGAGGTAATACCAGATGATTATGACCTCATACACCGCACCCTAATTAGGCTAGCCGATGATGAAAAATGTGACCTAATCCTAACAACAGGAGGCACTGGTCCAGCACCTCGTGATGTAACCCCAGAAGCCACAGAAGCAGTATGTGAGAAAATGCTACCAGGCTTTGGCGAGCTAATGCGAAGCGTGAGCCTAAAATCCGTCCCCACAGCCATACTATCGCGCCAAAGTGCTGGCATAAGAGGCAAAAGCCTAATCATAAACCTCCCAGGCAGCCCAAAGGCCATAAAAGAGTGCTTAGAGCCTGTATTTCCAGCAGTTCCGTATTGCATAGACTTAATAGGCGGAGCATACATACAGACTAACGAGAGCAAAATGAGAGCATTTCGCCCAAAAGCAAAGGAGAAAAAATGA
- a CDS encoding mechanosensitive ion channel family protein translates to MRGAFLAFFIFLGTLFSATPDGKEPQNTAQPSQAQSIAKSFDVSSLIKELETIDRGLRGNVWITRYLNYNTYQNLKEDLASSEYSLKSAKDNKNSELIKKIATLKEQISMLKEYEETPFSSILQAPEIDAPPRITNPIALISGFSYIKKLRLDREEFERHINDLANLILTLEKKQDILSSLLKHQDEFDSDKIDELKVALSVTKSEISEFNAANDIVTITHSVYDKKVEELVATTTNDIKSQLFSMANIAVFIIASILISFLCKIIAKRTMKDKERIYTFNKFINFINFSLIILILLFAYIENVSYLVTVLGFASAGIAIAMKDMFMSMLGWAVVVFGGTFHVGDRVKVSHAGHEFVGDIIDISLLRMTIFEDITLTTYTTNRRSGRIVFVPNNYIFTELICNYTHSGLKTVWDGIDVLISFESNYKKAAHLAHTIAARNSKGITESARRQMNKLRDQYSLRNPLIEPRVFTFVEPYGIKISVWYMTDSYATLKLRSTIGTEIIDAFKAESDISISYPAQNLYLEKKKVNGPASQKETSV, encoded by the coding sequence ATGAGAGGAGCTTTTTTAGCATTTTTTATATTTTTAGGTACGCTTTTTTCGGCTACACCAGACGGAAAAGAGCCTCAAAATACCGCACAACCCAGCCAGGCTCAGAGCATAGCCAAAAGCTTTGATGTATCAAGCTTGATTAAAGAGCTTGAGACTATAGACAGGGGACTTAGGGGTAATGTGTGGATTACAAGGTATCTAAACTACAACACATATCAAAATTTAAAAGAGGACTTAGCAAGTAGCGAATACAGCCTAAAATCGGCAAAAGATAACAAAAATAGCGAGCTAATTAAAAAAATAGCAACTCTAAAAGAGCAAATTTCAATGCTTAAAGAGTACGAGGAGACGCCGTTTTCTAGCATTTTACAAGCCCCAGAGATAGACGCCCCACCTCGCATAACAAATCCCATCGCTCTAATTTCAGGATTTAGCTATATAAAAAAACTCCGCCTTGATAGGGAGGAATTTGAAAGACACATAAACGATCTTGCTAACCTTATACTAACTTTAGAAAAAAAGCAAGACATACTATCAAGTCTACTAAAACATCAGGATGAATTTGACAGCGATAAAATAGACGAACTAAAGGTCGCGCTAAGTGTTACAAAAAGCGAGATAAGTGAATTTAACGCCGCAAACGACATAGTAACGATAACTCATAGCGTATATGATAAAAAGGTCGAGGAGCTAGTCGCCACCACCACAAACGACATAAAAAGCCAGCTTTTTAGCATGGCAAATATCGCCGTTTTTATAATAGCGAGCATTCTGATTTCGTTTTTATGCAAAATCATCGCAAAGCGAACGATGAAAGACAAGGAGAGAATTTATACTTTTAATAAATTTATAAACTTCATAAACTTTTCGCTCATTATTTTGATTTTGCTCTTTGCCTACATTGAAAATGTAAGCTACCTTGTTACAGTGCTTGGCTTTGCCTCGGCTGGTATTGCCATTGCGATGAAGGATATGTTTATGTCAATGCTTGGCTGGGCGGTCGTGGTATTTGGCGGGACATTTCACGTGGGAGATAGGGTAAAAGTAAGCCACGCAGGGCATGAGTTTGTCGGAGACATTATAGATATTTCGCTTTTAAGGATGACTATTTTTGAGGACATCACACTAACTACATACACCACAAACAGACGAAGCGGACGCATAGTATTTGTGCCAAATAACTATATTTTCACAGAGCTAATTTGCAACTACACTCACTCGGGGCTAAAGACGGTCTGGGACGGCATAGACGTGCTTATAAGCTTTGAGAGCAATTACAAAAAAGCAGCCCACCTAGCACATACCATAGCCGCAAGAAACTCAAAAGGCATAACAGAAAGCGCACGCAGACAGATGAATAAACTAAGAGATCAATACAGCCTGCGAAATCCACTCATAGAACCACGTGTCTTTACCTTTGTCGAACCTTATGGAATTAAAATTTCAGTCTGGTACATGACTGATTCTTATGCCACACTAAAGCTAAGAAGCACGATAGGAACGGAGATAATTGATGCTTTTAAAGCTGAATCTGACATAAGTATCTCCTACCCAGCGCAAAATCTCTATCTGGAAAAAAAGAAAGTCAATGGTCCAGCAAGCCAAAAGGAGACTAGTGTATGA
- the mtaB gene encoding tRNA (N(6)-L-threonylcarbamoyladenosine(37)-C(2))-methylthiotransferase MtaB — MKKIYFKTFGCRTNIYDTELIKSYVKDYEIVNDENLADIVIINSCTVTNSADSGTRAYINSVKKRGAQVVLTGCGAVSKGRGLFEAGKIDGVLGASEKSRINELLSSKAKFFELGNLNSVDKNIVTNYENHTKAFIKIQEGCDFACSYCIIPSVRGAARSMNEESIINEAKTLAQNGYNELVLTGTNIGSYGRKEGSSLAKLLKRLGSIAGIKRIRLGSIEPVQIDDEFKELLSEPWLERHLHIALQHTSPKMLSIMRRRNTALKDRELFEYLAQRGFALGTDFIVGHPGESEQIWAEALENFKAFPLTHLHAFVYSPREGTHSATLKNDVKGDVAKARLAQIKQIVTQNNHKFRLAHKKQTLNVLVESEQESGIYSGLDQFYNKIIIHSNRDISKEWVSLNKYEIKEDANYANL; from the coding sequence ATGAAAAAAATTTATTTTAAAACCTTTGGCTGCCGCACAAACATCTATGATACCGAACTCATTAAAAGCTACGTAAAAGACTACGAGATAGTAAATGATGAAAACCTAGCCGACATAGTTATAATAAACTCCTGCACCGTAACAAACAGTGCTGATAGCGGCACGAGAGCCTACATAAATAGCGTAAAAAAGCGTGGTGCGCAGGTGGTTTTAACAGGCTGTGGGGCAGTTAGCAAGGGGCGAGGGCTATTTGAAGCTGGCAAGATAGACGGCGTGCTAGGAGCTAGTGAAAAATCCAGGATAAACGAGCTTTTATCAAGCAAGGCTAAATTCTTTGAGCTAGGGAATTTAAACAGTGTGGATAAAAATATCGTAACAAATTACGAAAACCATACAAAAGCATTTATTAAAATTCAAGAGGGCTGCGATTTTGCATGCAGCTACTGCATAATCCCAAGCGTCCGTGGCGCAGCACGTAGTATGAACGAGGAATCAATCATAAACGAAGCCAAAACCCTAGCGCAAAATGGCTATAATGAGCTAGTGCTTACTGGCACAAATATTGGCAGCTACGGACGTAAGGAGGGCAGTAGCCTAGCAAAGCTTTTAAAGCGCCTTGGAAGCATCGCTGGCATAAAGCGCATAAGACTTGGCTCGATTGAGCCAGTACAAATTGATGATGAATTTAAAGAGCTTTTAAGCGAGCCATGGCTGGAGAGACACCTGCATATCGCACTTCAGCACACAAGCCCTAAAATGCTAAGCATAATGAGACGGCGAAATACTGCGCTAAAAGATAGAGAGCTTTTTGAATATCTTGCGCAGCGTGGCTTTGCGCTTGGGACGGATTTTATCGTGGGACACCCTGGTGAAAGCGAGCAGATATGGGCTGAGGCTTTAGAAAATTTTAAAGCCTTCCCCCTTACTCATTTGCATGCCTTTGTCTACTCGCCCAGAGAAGGTACTCACTCAGCCACGCTAAAAAACGACGTAAAGGGCGACGTGGCAAAGGCTAGGCTAGCCCAGATAAAGCAGATAGTCACACAAAATAACCATAAATTTAGACTAGCCCACAAAAAGCAAACCCTAAATGTGCTAGTTGAAAGCGAACAAGAAAGTGGAATTTATAGTGGGCTTGATCAGTTTTACAATAAAATAATCATTCACTCAAATCGCGACATATCAAAAGAGTGGGTAAGCTTAAACAAATATGAGATAAAAGAGGATGCAAACTATGCAAATCTTTAA
- a CDS encoding GNAT family N-acetyltransferase, producing the protein MKNFNIRGANKQDMPAVFAMIRELAEYEKEPDAVVFDEGEFLDTIFKQKRANILVAEINGALVGYAIYFYSFSTWLGKAGIYLEDLYVKPEFRAKGIGKAFFKELANKCAKDGLGRLEWACLHWNEPSIKFYESLNANNQSKEWRVYRLEGESLDKLKSV; encoded by the coding sequence ATGAAAAACTTTAACATAAGAGGCGCAAATAAGCAGGATATGCCAGCTGTGTTTGCCATGATAAGAGAGCTTGCAGAGTATGAAAAGGAGCCAGATGCGGTCGTATTTGACGAGGGCGAGTTTTTAGATACCATATTTAAGCAAAAAAGGGCAAACATCCTAGTCGCTGAGATTAATGGTGCGCTAGTTGGCTATGCGATATATTTTTACTCATTTTCTACATGGCTTGGAAAGGCTGGGATATATTTGGAGGATTTATATGTAAAGCCCGAGTTTAGAGCCAAAGGCATAGGTAAGGCATTTTTTAAAGAACTTGCTAATAAATGCGCTAAAGACGGTCTTGGCAGGCTTGAGTGGGCATGTCTACACTGGAATGAGCCTAGTATTAAATTCTACGAAAGTCTAAACGCAAACAACCAGTCAAAAGAGTGGAGAGTTTACAGGCTAGAGGGCGAGAGCCTAGATAAATTAAAGAGCGTATGA
- a CDS encoding C-GCAxxG-C-C family protein — protein MTPAEAFSLKNELGLNCAQTLLAHFAPRFSDKISKDAMVAMGLNFGAGMNKGDVCGSVSAAYMILGLAFFNPNLSHDENRDLRLQKTREFDEKFIQSQKTNQCKELLGFNPVFDTPSNAQSDAVPAVCGGSLAAAINILKSMLG, from the coding sequence ATGACGCCAGCGGAGGCTTTTAGCCTAAAAAACGAACTAGGATTAAACTGCGCGCAGACACTGCTAGCACACTTTGCGCCACGATTTAGCGACAAAATAAGCAAAGACGCCATGGTTGCCATGGGATTAAATTTTGGTGCCGGCATGAATAAAGGCGATGTCTGTGGCTCAGTTTCGGCAGCTTATATGATTTTGGGACTTGCGTTTTTTAATCCGAACTTAAGTCATGATGAAAATCGCGACTTAAGACTACAAAAGACTCGCGAGTTTGATGAAAAATTTATCCAAAGTCAAAAAACAAATCAGTGTAAAGAGCTACTAGGCTTTAACCCTGTCTTTGACACCCCCAGCAACGCTCAAAGCGACGCAGTACCAGCCGTGTGCGGAGGCTCACTAGCAGCGGCCATAAACATACTTAAGAGCATGCTGGGCTAA
- the aroB gene encoding 3-dehydroquinate synthase, translated as MKIPLNLKQNEINYEVFIDENENIKINGKCAIITNAKVAGLHLQTLLKRLSADEIYIISVPDGEEYKNLNTLETILEQLFVSRLDRSSTLLAFGGGVITDMTGFAASIYKRGIKFISVPTTLLAQVDASVGGKTGINSKFGKNLIGSFYQPNRVYCDSQWLSTLPKREMAAGIAEAIKMAVCFDEEFFAWCESADLRLKENLAHLVAKCVQIKARVVAADERESGIRAVLNYGHTFAHVIERESGYGTLLHGEAVAVGMVMANELAFRLGLISQSEKERIKALLKRHNLPVSYSVKDVLSFYDEFFMDKKSEGRNIKFILPHGIGDAVIRSDISEELVLSVLGEFK; from the coding sequence ATGAAAATACCACTAAATTTAAAGCAAAATGAGATAAACTACGAAGTCTTTATAGATGAAAACGAAAATATAAAAATTAACGGCAAATGTGCCATAATCACAAACGCAAAGGTCGCTGGACTTCATCTACAAACCCTGCTTAAAAGGCTAAGCGCCGATGAGATTTACATAATAAGCGTCCCAGATGGTGAGGAGTATAAAAATTTAAACACGCTTGAGACGATACTAGAACAGCTTTTTGTAAGCCGCCTAGATAGATCAAGCACCCTGCTAGCCTTTGGTGGGGGCGTGATAACGGATATGACTGGCTTTGCGGCTAGCATTTACAAGCGTGGGATTAAATTTATCTCAGTTCCCACCACACTACTAGCACAGGTTGACGCAAGCGTAGGCGGGAAAACAGGAATAAACTCCAAATTTGGCAAAAATTTAATAGGCTCGTTTTATCAGCCAAACAGGGTATATTGCGATAGTCAGTGGCTAAGCACCCTGCCTAAGCGAGAAATGGCCGCTGGCATAGCCGAAGCGATAAAAATGGCGGTCTGCTTTGATGAGGAGTTTTTTGCGTGGTGCGAGAGCGCTGATTTAAGACTTAAAGAAAACTTAGCTCATCTAGTCGCAAAATGCGTGCAGATAAAGGCTCGCGTCGTAGCAGCCGATGAGCGAGAAAGCGGAATAAGAGCCGTACTAAATTACGGACACACATTTGCGCATGTCATAGAGCGAGAAAGCGGATATGGCACGCTACTTCATGGCGAAGCGGTCGCTGTGGGAATGGTAATGGCAAATGAGCTTGCTTTTAGACTTGGGTTAATTAGCCAAAGTGAAAAAGAGCGCATAAAAGCCCTGCTAAAGCGCCACAATCTACCAGTCTCGTATAGCGTAAAAGACGTCCTTAGCTTTTATGATGAGTTTTTTATGGATAAAAAAAGCGAAGGTAGAAATATTAAATTTATCCTACCGCACGGCATAGGAGATGCGGTTATTAGAAGCGACATTAGCGAGGAGCTTGTCTTAAGCGTGCTTGGAGAGTTTAAATGA
- a CDS encoding YtxH domain-containing protein → MKNPYINENMQNKAPQSTLDKSINEAASNMPFVPENFNTAGFLKGLAVGAIGAYLLTNEKAQQTLFRAIIKGGALLNAGFEELKERFEDAKAEIAAEEE, encoded by the coding sequence GTGAAAAATCCATACATAAACGAAAATATGCAGAATAAAGCGCCTCAGAGTACTTTGGATAAAAGCATAAATGAAGCCGCTAGCAATATGCCTTTTGTGCCTGAAAATTTTAATACAGCTGGGTTTTTAAAAGGGCTTGCAGTAGGCGCAATAGGTGCATATTTGCTTACAAATGAAAAGGCTCAACAAACTCTTTTTCGCGCTATTATAAAAGGTGGCGCACTTTTAAATGCTGGCTTTGAAGAGTTAAAAGAACGGTTTGAAGATGCCAAAGCAGAAATCGCAGCCGAAGAGGAATAG